One segment of Solanum stenotomum isolate F172 chromosome 1, ASM1918654v1, whole genome shotgun sequence DNA contains the following:
- the LOC125849315 gene encoding uncharacterized protein LOC125849315 codes for MSTLVELEIEGQELLNNIQDLSIGEQTEMKSNSEERYQVDCENNYHGVCAICLNKIVLQETALVKGCEHAYCVTCILRWATYKKEPTCPQCKHPFEFLHIHRSLDGSIQDYMFEESVCLLLRASWFKPFVEEKQEVDDYMDFLYAYYEDDEELEDDHFTSSPSLRIGNRRWGDNGYVRAGRQEASPAHPPNSHDSGAGSSRQTTKNETAVPKGTVGRRAKRALKREAADKAAAEKHQSHLVRLGRI; via the exons ATGTCTACCCTTGTCGAGCTTGAGATTGAGGGGCAAGAACTCTTGAACAACATTCAGGACCTGTCTATTGGAGAACAG ACTGAAATGAAGAGCAATTCTGAGGAAAGGTACCAAGTTGATTGTGAGAACAATTATCATGGTGTCTGTGCCATATGTTTGAATAAGATAGTGCTCCAAGAAACTGCTCTTGTAAAAGGTTGCGAGCATGCTTACTG TGTGACATGCATCCTTCGGTGGGCAACCTACAAAAAGGAACCAACATGCCCTCAGTGTAAACATCCATTTGAATTTCTCCACATCCATCGCTCCCTTGATGGAAG TATCCAGGACTACATGTTTGAGGAGAGTGTCTGCCTTCTACTGAGAGCATCATGGTTCAAACCCTTTGTGGAGGAAAAACAAGAAGTCGATGATTACATGGATTTCCTCTATGCATAttatgaggatgatgaagagCTAGAAGACGACCATTTTACTAGTTCACCAAGTCTCCGCATAGGCAACAGGAGATGGGGCGATAATGGTTATGTCAGGGCAGGAAGGCAAGAAGCAAGTCCTGCTCATCCACCAAACTCCCATGACTCAGGTGCTGGATCATCACGCCAGACTACGAAGAATGAGACTGCTGTTCCTAAAGGAACTGTTGGTCGGCGTGCAAAGAGGGCACTCAAGCGTGAAGCTGCTGATAAGGCAGCTGCTGAAAAGCACCAGTCGCATTTAGTGAGGCTGGGTCGGATATGA